A part of Limihaloglobus sulfuriphilus genomic DNA contains:
- a CDS encoding type I restriction-modification system subunit M: protein MVNFQDKANFIWQVADDILRGAFKQHEYGEVILPFVVLRRLDCVLEERKDAVIATYDKYKDVLDDTAQVCKEATKRDKSDKGLNFYNTSFYDLRRLAQDANNIEVNFNNYINGYSRNVRDIIENFQIDKIVAKLVKNGYLFQLIDKFTEVELHPDQVSNHQMGYIFEELLRRFSEMSNETAGEHYTPREVIRLMVNIMFAEHKKELKGEGIIRTVFDPACGTGGMLVTAKEHIKEHINEKVEVHMFGQELNEQTYAIAKSDVLIMGENEGNIRQGTSFSDDKFADMRFNYMLTNPPFGVSWKKEKAFIENETKNPYGRFSAGTPRISDGALLFLQHMISKMEVNGSRIAIIFNGSPLFTGDAGSGESNIRKWIIENDWLEAVIALPTELFYNTGISTYIWVVTNRKPEKRRGRVQLVNASGFSARMRKSLGSKRNFITDEQIREISAIYEAFSEGEYCKIFDNEDFGYTKVTVERPKKDSIKLVTKNGLLVTKDGKLVAKKCKRVPDSKLRDYEKIPLKQDIDEYFEKEVKPHVPDAWMDRSKDKVGYEINFTKYFYKYKPLRPLEEIKADILALENETEGLLREILEG from the coding sequence ATGGTAAATTTTCAGGATAAAGCCAATTTTATCTGGCAGGTTGCGGATGACATCCTCCGCGGGGCGTTCAAGCAGCATGAATACGGCGAAGTAATCCTGCCATTTGTGGTTCTGCGTCGTTTAGACTGCGTTCTCGAAGAGAGAAAAGACGCGGTTATCGCTACTTATGACAAATACAAGGACGTTCTCGACGATACTGCCCAGGTCTGCAAAGAGGCCACAAAGAGGGATAAGAGCGACAAGGGGCTAAACTTCTATAACACATCCTTTTACGACCTCCGCCGTTTAGCCCAGGATGCCAACAACATAGAGGTCAACTTCAACAACTACATCAACGGCTACAGCAGAAATGTCCGTGATATCATCGAGAATTTCCAAATCGATAAAATCGTCGCCAAGCTGGTCAAGAACGGCTATCTCTTCCAGCTCATAGACAAATTTACCGAGGTCGAGCTGCATCCAGACCAGGTATCCAACCATCAGATGGGCTATATCTTCGAGGAGCTGCTGCGGCGGTTCTCTGAGATGAGCAACGAGACTGCCGGTGAGCACTATACCCCTCGTGAGGTCATCCGGCTGATGGTCAATATCATGTTTGCCGAGCATAAAAAAGAACTCAAGGGCGAGGGCATCATAAGAACCGTATTTGACCCCGCCTGCGGCACGGGCGGTATGCTGGTAACCGCCAAGGAGCATATAAAAGAGCATATAAACGAAAAGGTAGAGGTTCATATGTTCGGCCAGGAGCTCAACGAGCAGACCTACGCCATCGCCAAGAGTGATGTGCTTATTATGGGCGAGAACGAGGGCAATATCCGCCAGGGAACGAGCTTTTCTGATGATAAGTTCGCCGATATGCGGTTTAACTATATGCTTACCAACCCTCCGTTCGGGGTATCCTGGAAGAAGGAAAAGGCGTTTATCGAGAACGAGACGAAGAACCCATACGGCAGGTTTTCTGCCGGCACGCCGCGTATATCTGACGGGGCACTGCTGTTTTTGCAGCATATGATATCCAAGATGGAGGTTAACGGCTCCCGTATTGCCATCATCTTTAACGGCTCACCCCTGTTTACCGGTGATGCGGGCAGCGGAGAGTCCAATATCAGAAAGTGGATTATAGAAAATGACTGGCTTGAAGCCGTTATCGCTCTGCCGACAGAGCTGTTCTATAATACCGGCATATCTACATATATCTGGGTTGTTACCAACCGCAAGCCTGAGAAACGCCGCGGCAGGGTCCAGCTTGTCAACGCTTCGGGTTTCTCTGCCAGGATGCGTAAGAGCCTTGGCAGTAAGCGAAACTTTATAACTGATGAGCAGATAAGAGAGATTTCCGCTATTTATGAGGCTTTTTCAGAAGGTGAATACTGCAAGATATTCGATAACGAGGATTTTGGATATACCAAGGTGACGGTCGAAAGACCCAAGAAAGATTCAATCAAGTTGGTCACCAAGAACGGGTTGCTTGTAACCAAAGATGGAAAACTCGTAGCCAAAAAATGTAAAAGAGTTCCAGACTCCAAGCTTAGAGATTATGAAAAGATACCGCTCAAGCAGGATATAGACGAATATTTTGAAAAAGAGGTAAAGCCCCATGTTCCCGATGCCTGGATGGACAGAAGCAAGGACAAGGTGGGCTATGAAATCAACTTTACCAAGTATTTCTATAAATATAAACCTCTGAGACCTCTTGAGGAGATTAAGGCGGATATACTGGCCCTTGAGAATGAGACTGAAGGACTGCTCAGGGAGATATTGGAAGGATGA
- a CDS encoding four helix bundle protein gives MNVDLKTRTKGFAIRIIKLYADLPKSTEAQILGKQLLRSGTSVGAHYREGMRARSDAEFISKIEGGLQELEESVYWMELLIESDVIDEYSLSELIKEADELTAILITCVKKVKDRKEAKK, from the coding sequence ATGAATGTTGACTTGAAGACAAGGACGAAGGGTTTTGCTATTCGGATTATAAAGTTATATGCTGATTTACCGAAATCAACAGAAGCCCAGATTTTGGGAAAACAGTTGCTCCGGTCCGGAACTTCTGTCGGTGCTCATTATCGAGAGGGGATGCGGGCAAGGTCAGATGCTGAATTCATCAGCAAAATTGAAGGTGGTTTGCAGGAGTTAGAAGAATCCGTTTATTGGATGGAATTACTCATAGAGTCTGACGTTATTGATGAATATTCGCTTAGTGAATTAATCAAAGAGGCAGATGAATTGACCGCGATACTCATTACCTGCGTCAAAAAAGTAAAGGATAGAAAGGAAGCAAAGAAATGA